The following are encoded together in the Paludisphaera mucosa genome:
- a CDS encoding ammonium transporter: MIKEPMAGLAWAGGILALALGATLARQLGYLDGDTVTRLVVGINGLMIAWYGNRMPKAVVPSAYVRQATRVGGWAMVLSGLVYAGVFMFAPIPVAVAVGCGAVLTGVAVTLGYCLWLRAQPKAV; the protein is encoded by the coding sequence ATGATCAAGGAACCGATGGCCGGCCTTGCCTGGGCCGGCGGCATTCTCGCTCTGGCGTTGGGGGCGACCCTGGCACGCCAGCTGGGCTATCTAGACGGCGACACGGTCACGCGGTTGGTCGTCGGCATCAACGGGCTGATGATCGCCTGGTACGGCAACCGGATGCCCAAGGCCGTGGTCCCGAGCGCCTACGTCCGCCAGGCCACGCGGGTGGGCGGGTGGGCCATGGTGCTGAGCGGGCTCGTTTACGCCGGAGTGTTCATGTTCGCCCCGATCCCAGTGGCCGTGGCGGTCGGGTGCGGCGCGGTCTTGACGGGAGTCGCGGTGACGCTCGGTTACTGCCTGTGGCTGCGGGCCCAGCCGAAAGCCGTCTGA
- a CDS encoding B12-binding domain-containing radical SAM protein, which produces MAQICLINPRFQTSFWGLNHAMPLIGKKSNMPVLALPVLAGLTPAGHEVVLVDENVEEIDFDALAAFDIVGLTGMTVQRDRMRAILEELHERGIFTVVGGPWVSVVEDAFAGLVDVVFVGEAEETWPRFLDDWSRGEHRARYEQADKTDMSRVPMPRYDLVKFREYATGCVQTSRGCPFQCEFCDIIVIFGRKPRIKTPEMVVAEIEAQHRLGVRLIFLVDDNFIGNKKAAKTILRAIIAWQRANGYPVALYTEASLDLAEDDELMRLMTEAGLIAVFIGIESPDEEALRETKKYQNVRGGMAERVRKVQDAGLEVYAGMIVGFDHDDPSIFERQFRFLKDNRILFAMAGMLSAIPKTPLYARLAAEGRLDDAAADDPQVATNVVPLLMSVEQMRDGWLDLMARLYDAENYFERFDALFIEGRLQLGSARMNWLRRNRPLSYLKIQALTTFAGVWLLARVWGDRRTRPYRPVYRRHLWKLIAARRPPRYLFQFAMKCAVHVHFATLTGQMARGESRLVNT; this is translated from the coding sequence ATGGCCCAGATCTGCCTGATCAACCCCCGCTTCCAGACCTCGTTCTGGGGGCTCAACCACGCGATGCCCCTGATCGGCAAGAAGTCCAACATGCCGGTCCTGGCGCTCCCGGTGCTCGCCGGGCTGACGCCGGCCGGGCACGAGGTCGTCCTGGTCGACGAGAACGTCGAGGAGATCGACTTCGACGCCCTGGCCGCGTTCGACATCGTCGGCCTGACCGGCATGACCGTCCAGCGCGACCGGATGCGCGCGATCCTGGAGGAGCTGCACGAACGGGGGATCTTCACGGTCGTCGGCGGGCCCTGGGTCAGCGTGGTGGAGGACGCCTTCGCCGGCCTGGTCGACGTCGTCTTCGTCGGCGAGGCCGAGGAGACCTGGCCGCGTTTCCTCGACGACTGGTCCCGGGGCGAGCACCGGGCCCGCTACGAGCAGGCCGACAAGACCGACATGAGCCGGGTCCCCATGCCGCGGTACGACCTGGTCAAGTTCCGCGAATACGCCACCGGCTGCGTCCAGACGTCGCGCGGCTGCCCGTTCCAGTGCGAGTTCTGCGACATCATCGTCATCTTCGGCCGCAAGCCCCGGATCAAGACGCCCGAGATGGTCGTCGCCGAGATCGAGGCGCAGCACCGCCTGGGCGTCCGCCTCATCTTCCTGGTCGACGACAACTTCATCGGCAACAAGAAGGCGGCCAAGACGATCCTCCGCGCGATCATCGCCTGGCAGCGCGCGAACGGCTATCCGGTCGCCCTCTACACCGAGGCCTCGCTCGACCTGGCCGAGGACGACGAGCTGATGCGGCTGATGACCGAGGCCGGCCTGATCGCCGTGTTCATCGGGATCGAGAGCCCCGACGAGGAGGCCCTGCGCGAGACGAAGAAGTATCAGAACGTCCGCGGCGGCATGGCCGAGCGGGTGCGCAAGGTCCAGGACGCGGGGCTCGAGGTCTACGCCGGGATGATCGTCGGCTTCGATCACGACGACCCGTCGATCTTCGAACGCCAGTTCCGGTTCTTGAAGGACAACCGGATCCTGTTCGCGATGGCCGGGATGCTCTCGGCGATCCCCAAGACCCCGCTCTACGCCCGGCTGGCGGCCGAGGGCCGGCTCGACGACGCGGCGGCCGACGACCCGCAGGTCGCCACCAACGTCGTCCCCCTGCTCATGTCGGTCGAGCAGATGCGCGACGGCTGGCTCGACCTGATGGCCCGGCTCTACGACGCCGAGAACTACTTCGAGCGGTTCGACGCCCTCTTCATCGAGGGCCGCCTGCAGCTCGGCAGCGCCCGGATGAACTGGCTCCGCAGGAACCGTCCGCTGTCGTACCTCAAGATCCAGGCGCTGACGACGTTCGCCGGGGTCTGGCTGCTCGCCCGCGTCTGGGGCGACCGGCGCACCCGGCCGTACCGCCCCGTCTACCGACGGCACCTCTGGAAGCTCATCGCCGCGCGGCGGCCGCCCCGCTACCTCTTCCAGTTCGCCATGAAGTGCGCCGTGCACGTCCACTTCGCGACCCTGACGGGACAGATGGCGCGGGGCGAGTCGCGGCTCGTCAACACCTGA
- the msrA gene encoding peptide-methionine (S)-S-oxide reductase MsrA — protein sequence MATATFGAGCFWGVEETFRRLPGVLEATSGYMGGSVENPTYQQVCTGRTGHAEVVEVQYDPSQTTYARLLEAFFQLHDPTTPNRQGPDVGSQYRSAVFTYDDDQAREAAEFKRRLDEAGSFRRPIVTEIAPAGPFWRAEEYHQRYVQKHGGASCHI from the coding sequence ATGGCGACGGCGACTTTCGGGGCGGGGTGTTTCTGGGGCGTCGAGGAGACTTTCCGGCGTCTCCCCGGGGTCCTCGAAGCGACCTCCGGCTACATGGGGGGTTCGGTCGAAAACCCCACCTACCAGCAGGTTTGCACCGGCCGCACGGGCCACGCCGAGGTCGTCGAGGTCCAGTACGATCCCTCCCAGACCACCTACGCCCGGCTTCTGGAGGCCTTCTTCCAGCTCCACGACCCGACGACGCCCAACCGCCAGGGGCCGGACGTCGGCAGCCAGTACCGCTCGGCCGTCTTCACGTACGACGACGACCAGGCCCGCGAGGCGGCCGAGTTCAAGCGCCGGCTCGACGAGGCGGGGTCGTTTCGCCGCCCGATCGTGACCGAGATCGCCCCGGCGGGCCCCTTCTGGCGCGCCGAGGAGTACCACCAGCGGTACGTCCAGAAGCATGGGGGCGCGAGCTGCCACATCTGA
- a CDS encoding sugar phosphate isomerase/epimerase family protein has product MQLGFVSAIFPEFSLEQVLSFARDAGFASVELMCWPPGKAERRYAGVTHLDATDLSAGAIKATHDLVAKYGVAISGVGYYPNALSPNLEEAETAQAHIRRVIDLAAALGVGRMNTFVGRDHTKSIDDNWPRFLEVWRPILDHADAKGVKVGIENCPMSFGKDEWPGGKNLAVSPAVWRRMFADIPSPNFGLNFDPSHFVLQHMDYIAPLAEFKGRIFHAHAKDVRIDRAKLDQLGVFAYPNSWHSPKLPGQGDVRWGAFLGALADAGYDGHLAVEVEDRAFEGSLQARKDSLVISRRYLEQFVVGQRGGVGSGS; this is encoded by the coding sequence ATGCAACTGGGATTCGTGTCCGCCATCTTCCCGGAGTTCTCGCTGGAGCAGGTGCTGAGCTTCGCCCGGGACGCGGGGTTCGCGAGCGTCGAGCTGATGTGCTGGCCGCCCGGCAAGGCCGAGCGGCGGTACGCGGGCGTCACCCACCTCGACGCCACCGACCTCTCGGCGGGCGCGATCAAGGCGACGCACGACCTGGTCGCGAAGTACGGCGTCGCGATCTCGGGCGTCGGCTATTACCCCAACGCCCTCTCGCCCAATCTCGAGGAGGCCGAGACGGCGCAGGCGCACATCCGCCGGGTGATCGACCTGGCGGCGGCGCTGGGGGTCGGGCGGATGAACACGTTCGTGGGGCGCGACCACACGAAGTCGATCGACGACAACTGGCCGCGGTTCCTGGAGGTCTGGCGGCCGATCCTCGACCACGCCGACGCCAAGGGGGTCAAGGTCGGGATCGAGAACTGCCCGATGTCGTTCGGCAAGGACGAGTGGCCGGGCGGCAAGAACCTCGCCGTCTCGCCGGCGGTCTGGCGGCGGATGTTCGCCGACATCCCCAGCCCCAACTTCGGGCTCAACTTCGACCCCTCGCACTTCGTCCTGCAGCACATGGACTACATCGCGCCCCTGGCCGAGTTCAAGGGCCGGATCTTCCACGCCCACGCCAAGGACGTCCGGATCGACCGGGCGAAGCTCGACCAGCTCGGCGTCTTCGCGTACCCCAACTCGTGGCATTCGCCCAAGCTCCCCGGCCAGGGGGACGTCCGCTGGGGCGCCTTCCTCGGCGCGCTCGCCGACGCGGGGTACGACGGCCACCTCGCCGTCGAGGTCGAGGACCGGGCCTTCGAGGGCTCGCTGCAGGCCCGGAAAGACTCGCTCGTCATCAGCCGGCGCTACCTCGAGCAGTTCGTCGTCGGCCAGCGCGGGGGCGTCGGATCCGGATCATGA
- a CDS encoding glycosyltransferase family 2 protein, producing the protein MTTPQANPTTASPEAAAPVDLSVLIPVYNEVDNVGPLYEELDAVLRPSPWRYELIFVDDGSTDGTTARLEAIQARDPEHVRAAFLWRNCGQTAALSAALDLARGDVLVPMDGDRQNDPADIPKLLETLNRGFDVVSGWRKNRQDALLSRKIPSKIANRLVARLSGIPLHDYGCTLKAYRRRVLAGVRLYGEMHRFIPIFAAWQGAKVTEQVVNHRARTAGKTKYGLGRTFNVVLDLILIRFLQRYAQRPIHFYGRFGLWAFAGGFACFFAMLYFKYVFPWPAILWSPDGRPKPFVETPLPSVTVMLFLAGGMSILLGIQSELIMRTYYESQDKTTYLLREVRQRPQAPAGPPD; encoded by the coding sequence ATGACGACCCCGCAGGCCAACCCGACGACCGCGTCCCCCGAGGCCGCCGCCCCGGTCGACCTCTCCGTCCTGATCCCGGTCTACAACGAGGTCGACAACGTCGGCCCGCTCTACGAGGAACTCGACGCCGTCCTCCGGCCGTCCCCCTGGCGCTACGAGCTGATCTTCGTCGACGACGGCTCGACCGACGGCACGACGGCCCGGCTCGAAGCGATCCAGGCGCGCGACCCCGAGCACGTCCGCGCGGCCTTCCTCTGGCGCAACTGCGGCCAGACCGCCGCGCTCTCGGCGGCGCTCGACCTGGCCCGCGGCGACGTCCTGGTCCCCATGGACGGCGACCGCCAGAACGACCCGGCCGACATCCCCAAACTGCTGGAAACGCTGAACAGGGGCTTCGACGTCGTCTCGGGCTGGCGCAAAAATCGGCAGGACGCCCTGCTCAGCCGCAAGATCCCTTCGAAGATCGCCAACCGCCTGGTGGCGCGGCTGTCGGGCATCCCGCTGCACGACTACGGCTGCACCCTGAAGGCATACCGTCGCCGCGTGCTGGCCGGGGTGCGGCTCTACGGCGAGATGCACCGGTTCATCCCCATCTTCGCCGCCTGGCAGGGGGCGAAGGTCACCGAGCAGGTCGTCAACCACCGCGCCCGGACCGCCGGCAAGACGAAATACGGGCTGGGCCGGACGTTCAACGTGGTCCTCGACCTGATCCTGATCCGGTTCCTCCAGCGGTACGCCCAGCGGCCGATCCACTTCTACGGCCGGTTCGGCCTCTGGGCGTTCGCCGGCGGCTTCGCCTGCTTCTTCGCGATGCTCTACTTCAAGTACGTCTTCCCCTGGCCCGCGATCCTCTGGTCGCCCGACGGCCGGCCCAAGCCGTTCGTCGAGACCCCCCTCCCCTCCGTGACCGTCATGCTCTTCCTGGCCGGCGGCATGAGCATCCTGCTGGGCATCCAGTCCGAGCTGATCATGCGGACCTACTACGAGTCGCAGGACAAGACGACCTACCTGCTGCGCGAGGTCCGCCAGCGGCCGCAGGCTCCGGCCGGCCCGCCCGACTGA
- a CDS encoding PAS domain-containing protein, producing the protein MDFRNSSRRIAGRHLIAPAAVAIAAVLTAATWPLCAPTPWAFFFAAVTTAAWIGGIGPCVVATGLSAVVGVYSFLPPYGSFALGPSEAGAVAVFLLVSAFIGFIAAARRAYEGEERGLGRFQGVVRSIADAVVATDGDGRVAFLNVAAERLTGWSRDQAEGKPIREVFALEPVADASSAASGSNEVRGVVTARDGVRRSVEGSFAPILDESGKPGGTVWTLRDVGERLAAETALHRSEELHRRLIDDGVDCLKVLSLDGRVLSMNEVGLCMMEIDDFEAIRDRSWAELWPEDSRERLREALRQAAAGRPAQFEGRCPTARGTVKEWDVRLTPILGPDGATDRIYAISRDVTARRRAESELLASEERYRTLFGSIDEGFCVIEMIYDEAGKAVDYLVLEANPAFATQTGIPDIVGKRMRDLIPNHDDHWFETYGQVAATGEPVRFVNQAQQMGGVWFDVYAFPVEGRESHKVAVLFKNITEAVLAEQERERLLLSLKNERAKLAAVIQNAPAFICTLRGPDHVFELANRLYYEMVGDRELIGKTVREAFPEVEGQGFFELLDQVHRSGDPFVGKEMPIMLRRRDTGATEKRMLNFVYQPTYEADGEISGLFVHGVDVTDMVNAREAVRDSEARFRQLADAMPQAVWAAKADGTIDYFNRKWREYGSYPEGVLGDARWARIIHPDDLERTRAAWQESVRTGRPFEIEYRLRRSADGRHRWHLGRALPIEDSRGRIVRWFGTNTDVDDVKRLSEALKQADRRKDEFLATLAHELRNPLAPIRNGLQILGFKPPEDLAAGTIDMMTRQLGHMVHLIDDLMDVARVGSGKITLRRTRVTLQSVAAGAIEASRQIIDASGHTLTAAIPPEPIPLDADPTRLTQVIANLLNNAAKYTEHGGRIELTVRREGGEAVVSVRDTGVGIDPEMLPRVFDMFTQVDGSLGRSQGGLGIGLTIVKRLVEMHGGRIEARSDGAGRGSEFVVHLPLAAGAVEAVAADGPGDGRPDREGRGAPGAIRVLVVDDNRDSANSLSRLLSLDRHDVHTAYDGAQALAEASAFPPDLILLDLGLPDRNGYEVAAELRANPDFRETMIIALTGWGQPEDRRRTREAGFDHHLVKPVDVEILRSILANVAEAARRRRENAVAVRQG; encoded by the coding sequence GTGGACTTCAGAAACTCGAGCCGACGGATCGCCGGTCGCCACCTGATCGCCCCCGCGGCCGTCGCCATCGCGGCCGTCCTCACGGCCGCGACCTGGCCGCTGTGCGCCCCCACGCCCTGGGCCTTCTTCTTCGCGGCGGTGACGACGGCGGCCTGGATCGGCGGGATCGGCCCGTGCGTCGTGGCCACCGGCCTCTCGGCGGTCGTCGGCGTCTACTCCTTCCTGCCCCCGTACGGGTCGTTCGCCCTCGGCCCGAGCGAGGCGGGGGCGGTCGCCGTCTTCCTGCTCGTCTCGGCGTTCATCGGCTTCATCGCCGCGGCGCGAAGGGCCTACGAGGGCGAGGAGCGAGGCCTGGGCCGCTTCCAGGGGGTCGTGCGGAGCATCGCCGACGCGGTCGTCGCGACCGACGGGGACGGTCGGGTCGCGTTCCTCAACGTCGCCGCGGAGCGGCTCACGGGCTGGAGCCGCGACCAGGCGGAGGGGAAGCCGATCCGCGAGGTCTTCGCCCTGGAGCCCGTCGCCGACGCCTCGTCGGCCGCGTCCGGCTCGAACGAGGTCCGCGGCGTGGTGACCGCCCGCGACGGCGTCCGGCGGTCCGTCGAAGGAAGCTTCGCGCCGATCCTCGACGAATCGGGGAAGCCCGGCGGGACCGTTTGGACCCTCCGCGACGTCGGCGAGCGGCTCGCGGCCGAGACGGCCCTGCATCGCAGCGAGGAACTGCACCGCAGGCTGATCGACGACGGCGTCGACTGCCTGAAAGTGCTCTCGCTCGACGGCCGGGTCCTCTCGATGAACGAGGTCGGCCTCTGCATGATGGAAATCGACGACTTCGAGGCGATCCGCGACCGATCCTGGGCGGAACTGTGGCCCGAGGACTCCCGGGAACGACTTCGCGAGGCGCTGCGGCAGGCGGCGGCCGGCCGGCCGGCGCAGTTCGAAGGCCGGTGCCCGACCGCCCGGGGGACCGTCAAGGAGTGGGACGTCCGCCTGACCCCCATCCTCGGGCCCGACGGCGCGACCGACCGGATCTACGCCATCTCGCGCGACGTCACCGCCAGGCGGCGGGCCGAGTCCGAGCTGCTCGCCAGCGAGGAACGCTACCGCACCCTGTTCGGCTCGATCGACGAGGGGTTCTGCGTCATCGAGATGATCTACGACGAGGCCGGCAAGGCCGTCGATTACCTCGTGCTGGAGGCGAACCCGGCGTTCGCGACCCAGACGGGCATCCCCGACATCGTCGGCAAGCGAATGCGCGACCTGATCCCGAACCACGACGACCACTGGTTCGAGACCTACGGCCAGGTCGCGGCCACGGGCGAGCCGGTCCGGTTCGTCAACCAGGCCCAGCAGATGGGGGGCGTCTGGTTCGACGTCTACGCCTTCCCGGTGGAGGGCCGCGAGAGCCACAAGGTCGCCGTCCTGTTCAAGAACATCACCGAGGCCGTCCTGGCCGAGCAGGAGCGGGAGCGGCTGCTGCTGAGCCTCAAGAACGAGCGGGCCAAGCTCGCGGCCGTGATCCAGAACGCGCCCGCGTTCATCTGCACCCTGCGCGGGCCGGACCACGTCTTCGAACTTGCGAACCGGCTGTACTACGAGATGGTGGGGGACCGCGAGCTGATCGGCAAGACGGTGCGCGAGGCGTTCCCCGAGGTTGAGGGCCAGGGCTTCTTCGAGCTGCTCGACCAGGTCCATCGCTCGGGCGACCCCTTCGTCGGCAAGGAGATGCCGATCATGCTCCGCCGCCGCGACACCGGCGCGACCGAGAAGCGGATGCTCAACTTCGTGTACCAGCCGACGTACGAGGCCGACGGCGAGATCTCGGGCCTCTTCGTCCACGGCGTCGACGTCACCGACATGGTCAACGCCCGCGAGGCCGTCCGCGACAGCGAGGCCCGCTTCCGCCAGCTCGCCGACGCCATGCCCCAGGCCGTCTGGGCCGCCAAGGCCGACGGCACGATCGACTATTTCAACCGCAAGTGGCGCGAGTACGGCAGCTATCCCGAGGGCGTCCTGGGCGACGCCCGCTGGGCCCGGATCATCCACCCCGACGACCTGGAGCGGACCCGCGCCGCCTGGCAGGAGTCGGTGCGGACCGGCCGGCCCTTCGAGATCGAATACCGCCTGCGGCGCTCGGCCGACGGCCGCCATCGCTGGCACCTGGGCCGCGCCCTGCCGATCGAGGACTCCCGGGGGCGGATCGTACGCTGGTTCGGCACCAACACCGACGTCGACGACGTCAAGCGGCTCTCCGAGGCGCTCAAGCAGGCCGACCGCCGCAAGGACGAGTTCCTGGCCACCCTGGCCCACGAGCTGCGCAACCCCCTGGCCCCGATCCGCAACGGCCTGCAGATCCTGGGGTTCAAGCCGCCGGAGGACCTGGCGGCCGGGACGATCGACATGATGACGCGGCAGCTCGGCCACATGGTCCACCTGATCGACGACCTGATGGACGTCGCCCGCGTCGGCAGCGGCAAGATCACGCTCCGCAGGACGCGCGTGACGCTCCAATCCGTCGCCGCCGGCGCGATCGAGGCCAGCCGGCAGATCATCGACGCCTCGGGCCACACGCTGACGGCCGCGATCCCGCCCGAGCCGATCCCCCTCGACGCCGACCCGACCCGGCTGACCCAGGTGATCGCCAACCTGCTGAACAACGCCGCCAAGTACACCGAGCACGGCGGCCGGATCGAGCTGACGGTGCGCCGGGAGGGGGGCGAGGCCGTCGTGAGCGTCCGCGACACGGGCGTCGGGATCGACCCCGAGATGCTCCCCCGAGTCTTCGACATGTTCACCCAGGTCGACGGCTCGCTCGGCCGCTCGCAGGGGGGGCTGGGCATCGGCCTGACGATCGTCAAGCGCCTGGTCGAGATGCACGGCGGCCGGATCGAGGCCCGCAGCGACGGGGCGGGCCGCGGCAGCGAGTTCGTCGTCCACCTCCCCCTGGCGGCCGGCGCCGTCGAGGCCGTCGCCGCCGACGGGCCCGGCGACGGGCGACCCGACCGCGAGGGCCGCGGCGCGCCGGGCGCGATCCGCGTGCTCGTCGTGGACGACAACCGCGACTCGGCGAACTCGCTCTCGCGGCTGCTCTCGCTCGACCGCCACGACGTGCACACGGCCTACGACGGCGCCCAGGCCCTCGCCGAGGCGTCGGCCTTCCCGCCCGACCTCATCCTGCTCGACCTGGGGCTGCCCGACAGGAACGGGTACGAGGTCGCCGCCGAACTCCGGGCCAACCCCGACTTCCGCGAGACCATGATCATCGCCCTGACCGGCTGGGGCCAGCCCGAGGACCGTCGCCGCACCCGCGAGGCGGGCTTCGACCACCACCTCGTCAAGCCCGTCGACGTCGAGATCCTCCGCTCCATCCTCGCCAACGTCGCCGAGGCCGCCCGCCGCCGCCGCGAGAACGCCGTGGCCGTCCGCCAGGGCTGA
- a CDS encoding PEP-CTERM sorting domain-containing protein (PEP-CTERM proteins occur, often in large numbers, in the proteomes of bacteria that also encode an exosortase, a predicted intramembrane cysteine proteinase. The presence of a PEP-CTERM domain at a protein's C-terminus predicts cleavage within the sorting domain, followed by covalent anchoring to some some component of the (usually Gram-negative) cell surface. Many PEP-CTERM proteins exhibit an unusual sequence composition that includes large numbers of potential glycosylation sites. Expression of one such protein has been shown restore the ability of a bacterium to form floc, a type of biofilm.), with product MHRTLFALAALGLLASAPAEAGFLGAEMSASYRYPDVSTVYGSAAFTPATFTVTDGPGVETTGLVENVTSLPVQFTDSTLTITLNTTLTNPTWTATDFNGILFALTGPGSLGIVAATVDPSTTLAGFGDSRVTFTDSTIGINWQGLTYHDGEQVVVRFTFAVPEPTSIVTLGVGCVGLIAAGLRRRLNS from the coding sequence ATGCACAGGACGTTGTTCGCCCTCGCCGCCCTGGGACTCCTCGCCTCCGCACCCGCCGAAGCGGGCTTCCTCGGGGCCGAAATGTCGGCCTCCTACCGATATCCGGACGTCTCCACGGTCTATGGGAGCGCCGCGTTCACGCCCGCGACGTTCACGGTGACGGACGGCCCCGGCGTCGAGACGACCGGGCTCGTGGAAAACGTCACGTCGCTGCCGGTGCAGTTCACCGACTCGACGCTCACGATCACGTTGAATACCACGCTGACAAACCCGACATGGACCGCCACGGATTTCAACGGCATCCTGTTCGCGCTGACCGGCCCCGGCTCGCTGGGGATCGTCGCCGCGACCGTCGACCCCTCGACGACCCTGGCGGGCTTCGGCGACTCCCGGGTCACGTTCACCGATTCGACGATCGGGATCAACTGGCAGGGCCTGACTTATCACGACGGAGAGCAGGTGGTCGTCCGCTTCACCTTCGCCGTCCCCGAGCCGACGAGCATCGTGACGCTCGGCGTGGGCTGCGTCGGGCTGATCGCGGCCGGCCTTCGCCGCCGCCTCAACTCCTGA
- a CDS encoding NADH:flavin oxidoreductase/NADH oxidase, with protein sequence MTTPHPAPLYDPYTIRGLTLRNRIAMSPMCQYSSEDGMATDWHLVHLGSRAAGGVGLVIVEATAVVAEGRISPGDMGIWDDRHVEPLARIARFVASQGAAPGIQLAHAGRKASCDVPWRGGAAILEPAKGGWPVVGPSPIAFDVGSPVPHELTEAEIDGVVDAFEAAARRSLAAGFQMIEIHAAHGYLLHEFLSPLSNKRTDRYGGPLENRMRFLARVAERLRKVIPDSMPLFTRISATDWAEGGWDVDQSVELAKRLKSLGVDLIDCSSGALVPHVKIPLGPGYQVPFARRIREDAKIATGAVGLIIDRGQAEMIVDNGEADLVLLGRELLREPYWALKAATEAGREVPWPVAYGYVFKQRR encoded by the coding sequence GTGACGACCCCGCATCCCGCCCCCCTGTACGACCCCTACACGATTCGGGGCCTGACGCTCCGCAACCGGATCGCGATGTCGCCGATGTGCCAGTACTCGTCCGAGGACGGGATGGCGACCGACTGGCACCTCGTCCACCTGGGCAGCCGCGCCGCGGGCGGCGTCGGCCTGGTGATCGTCGAGGCGACGGCGGTGGTTGCGGAGGGCCGGATCAGCCCCGGCGATATGGGGATCTGGGACGACCGCCACGTCGAGCCCCTGGCGCGGATCGCCCGCTTCGTGGCCTCGCAGGGGGCCGCGCCGGGGATCCAGCTCGCCCACGCCGGCCGCAAGGCCAGCTGCGACGTCCCCTGGCGGGGCGGCGCGGCGATCCTCGAACCGGCGAAGGGGGGCTGGCCCGTGGTCGGCCCCAGCCCGATCGCCTTCGACGTCGGCAGCCCGGTCCCGCACGAGCTGACCGAGGCCGAGATCGACGGCGTGGTCGACGCCTTCGAGGCCGCCGCCCGCCGCTCGCTCGCCGCCGGCTTCCAGATGATCGAGATCCACGCCGCCCACGGCTACCTGCTGCACGAGTTCCTCTCGCCCCTGAGCAACAAGCGGACCGACCGCTACGGCGGCCCGCTGGAGAACCGCATGCGGTTCCTCGCCCGCGTCGCCGAGCGCCTGCGGAAGGTGATCCCCGACTCGATGCCTCTCTTCACGCGGATCTCCGCCACCGACTGGGCCGAGGGGGGCTGGGACGTCGACCAGTCGGTCGAGCTGGCGAAGCGCCTGAAGTCGCTGGGCGTGGACCTGATCGACTGCTCGTCGGGCGCGCTCGTCCCCCACGTGAAGATCCCGCTCGGGCCGGGCTACCAGGTCCCCTTCGCCCGCCGGATCCGCGAGGACGCGAAGATCGCCACGGGGGCCGTCGGCCTGATCATCGACCGCGGCCAGGCCGAGATGATCGTCGACAACGGCGAGGCCGACCTCGTCCTGCTTGGCCGCGAGCTGCTGCGCGAGCCATACTGGGCGCTGAAGGCGGCGACCGAGGCCGGCCGCGAGGTCCCCTGGCCCGTCGCCTATGGCTACGTCTTCAAGCAGCGGCGGTGA
- a CDS encoding STAS domain-containing protein produces MALNIRLDDDVTILSNFGRLMNDPKHVDAALDVQDRLDLGERAFIMEMNSVHETGAAFLGLLMTITRTIRKRGGDVVLARPSPAIRRLVDEMQMDDFWDVFDTVDEAKAFYHRHDPE; encoded by the coding sequence ATGGCCCTCAACATCCGGCTCGACGACGACGTGACGATCCTGAGCAACTTCGGCCGGCTCATGAACGACCCCAAGCACGTCGACGCGGCCCTCGACGTCCAGGACCGGCTCGACCTGGGCGAGCGCGCGTTCATCATGGAGATGAACAGCGTCCACGAGACGGGCGCGGCCTTCCTCGGGCTGCTGATGACCATCACCCGAACCATCCGCAAGCGCGGCGGCGACGTCGTCCTCGCCCGCCCCAGCCCGGCCATCCGCCGCCTCGTCGACGAGATGCAGATGGACGACTTCTGGGACGTCTTCGACACCGTCGACGAGGCCAAGGCGTTCTATCACCGCCACGACCCGGAATGA
- a CDS encoding autorepressor SdpR family transcription factor, which yields MSQVFKALSDPTRRRVLQLLRKGPMSAGELSDQFGFSKPTMSAHFAVLKEADLVHAEKVGKSVIYHLKLSVLEEVLLGFVHSFGLGAEAPELKKETTR from the coding sequence ATGAGCCAGGTCTTCAAAGCCCTCTCCGATCCGACGCGTCGCCGCGTGCTGCAGCTCCTGCGTAAGGGGCCGATGAGCGCGGGCGAGCTCAGCGACCAGTTCGGCTTCTCCAAGCCGACGATGTCGGCGCACTTTGCGGTGCTGAAGGAGGCCGACCTGGTGCACGCCGAGAAGGTCGGCAAGTCCGTCATCTATCACCTGAAGCTCTCGGTGCTCGAAGAGGTGTTGCTGGGTTTCGTCCATTCGTTCGGCCTGGGCGCGGAGGCGCCGGAGCTTAAGAAGGAGACGACACGATGA